One region of Exiguobacterium acetylicum genomic DNA includes:
- a CDS encoding suppressor of fused domain protein — protein MNYLDHLEQHCGEFTEAFPIEELEQKNVQILKFKDAPFKETYTIASLGLLFHPLKMEDGSLMHQEIMMSAKQPDVQDEIIYLLWQLAEYAMRTGHAFIAAEYYPLPEGIFEKYQFSSVYVTSPVYFDESFFLFETDSNVGNEPDTVLPVWFVPIFESEEKYIEKYGADRFEDLLFETDELVDFNRKPLI, from the coding sequence ATGAATTATCTTGATCATTTAGAACAGCATTGCGGAGAATTCACGGAAGCATTTCCAATTGAGGAACTTGAACAAAAGAACGTCCAAATCTTGAAATTCAAAGATGCACCATTTAAGGAAACCTATACGATTGCATCCCTTGGATTACTTTTTCATCCACTCAAAATGGAAGACGGTTCACTGATGCATCAAGAAATAATGATGTCAGCGAAACAACCAGACGTTCAGGACGAGATCATTTATTTACTCTGGCAATTGGCTGAGTACGCTATGAGAACAGGACATGCATTTATTGCAGCAGAATATTATCCACTCCCTGAAGGAATATTTGAAAAGTATCAGTTCTCCTCTGTTTATGTTACAAGTCCTGTGTACTTTGATGAATCCTTCTTCCTATTTGAAACAGATTCTAATGTTGGGAATGAGCCAGATACCGTATTGCCAGTCTGGTTCGTACCGATTTTTGAATCTGAGGAGAAATATATTGAAAAGTATGGAGCAGATCGATTCGAAGATCTTTTGTTCGAGACAGATGAGTTAGTAGATTTTAACCGTAAGCCTTTAATCTAA
- a CDS encoding heme-degrading domain-containing protein: MSIEDLLQQTQHEEHTLRFKRFTHDDIFPLGLTLIQEAQKNNVSIAIDITVNGTSMFHYKMPGTTRINEEWIERKKRVVDYHLHSSYFMQLGSALSEMTYNEEHRLDSSFAAFGGSFPIILDGELIVGMITVSGLTPEEDHTIVVNALRTYLNEREVH, encoded by the coding sequence ATGTCGATCGAAGACTTGCTACAACAAACACAACACGAAGAACATACTTTACGTTTTAAGCGATTCACACACGATGATATCTTTCCGTTAGGATTGACTTTGATACAAGAAGCACAGAAAAACAACGTATCCATCGCCATTGATATTACCGTCAATGGTACGTCGATGTTCCATTATAAGATGCCAGGTACGACCCGCATCAACGAGGAATGGATCGAACGAAAAAAACGAGTCGTCGACTATCACCTTCACAGTTCTTACTTCATGCAGTTAGGATCTGCACTTAGTGAGATGACGTATAACGAAGAACATCGACTAGACTCAAGCTTTGCTGCTTTTGGTGGTTCTTTCCCGATCATACTGGATGGTGAACTAATTGTTGGAATGATCACAGTTTCAGGGTTAACTCCTGAAGAAGATCATACGATCGTAGTAAATGCGTTGCGTACTTATCTAAACGAACGGGAGGTGCATTGA
- a CDS encoding type II toxin-antitoxin system RelE family toxin, whose translation MTAYNVEFERGAQKSLKKMDPQQARIIMSWIKKNLVGTDDPRRHGKGLVSNRSGEWRYRIGDYRLIADIQDEKVIILILEIGHRRDIYK comes from the coding sequence ATGACAGCTTATAATGTAGAGTTCGAGCGCGGGGCTCAAAAATCTCTCAAGAAAATGGATCCCCAACAAGCGCGGATCATCATGTCCTGGATCAAGAAGAATCTGGTCGGGACGGATGATCCGCGTCGTCATGGTAAAGGACTCGTTTCGAATCGCTCAGGTGAATGGCGGTATCGCATCGGAGACTATCGTCTGATTGCTGACATCCAAGATGAAAAAGTCATAATCTTGATTCTTGAAATCGGACATCGTAGGGATATCTATAAATAA
- a CDS encoding tautomerase family protein, with amino-acid sequence MPLLSLNTWPAMSRDTKRQLIHQLTNTTVETLNMIPDKIQVLIHEQEPENFGKAGAMASDPTFSSDSRITNWQTRTSYATDAALVAGMAILTIDVWDTFDQETKDAWVNKLTEVLSLFTHAPGDKILILIREMPPGNWAQNGVTGIHEDFLTKSRRVE; translated from the coding sequence ATGCCATTACTTTCTCTAAATACTTGGCCAGCGATGTCACGTGATACGAAACGACAACTCATCCATCAACTGACGAATACAACGGTCGAGACATTGAACATGATTCCTGACAAGATTCAAGTCTTGATTCACGAACAAGAACCAGAAAACTTTGGAAAAGCGGGTGCTATGGCATCCGACCCAACCTTTTCTTCCGATAGTCGCATAACAAATTGGCAGACACGAACGTCTTATGCAACTGACGCCGCTCTGGTCGCAGGAATGGCTATCTTGACGATCGATGTGTGGGATACGTTCGATCAAGAAACAAAAGATGCTTGGGTGAATAAGTTAACTGAAGTTCTCTCGCTTTTCACCCATGCACCGGGAGATAAGATATTGATTCTTATTCGAGAAATGCCCCCAGGAAATTGGGCGCAAAACGGTGTCACAGGTATCCACGAAGATTTTTTAACGAAGAGCAGAAGAGTTGAGTGA
- a CDS encoding aldo/keto reductase, whose translation MNMKISTVRLNNGVDMPQVGYGVFRVEDGANLEQAVVTAIREGYRSIDTAAIYGNEQSVGRGIAKAIEEGLVTREELFVTSKVWNAHGSYEETLDAYAESLEKMQLEYLDLYLIHWPGKAKYQAPWKALEELVQTDKVRAIGVSNFQINHLEDLLQHASIIPVVNQIELHPKLTQLELRQFCSEHGIQIEAWSPLMNAELLENEVVQELATQYKKSAAQIILRWDIQQDIITIPKSMTPSRMQENLRITDFEILPDDMERLNQLNENLRSGPDPDTFDF comes from the coding sequence ATGAATATGAAAATCTCTACAGTACGGTTAAACAATGGTGTGGACATGCCACAAGTCGGATATGGCGTATTTCGTGTAGAGGACGGTGCGAATCTCGAGCAAGCGGTCGTGACTGCGATTCGCGAAGGCTATCGTAGTATCGATACTGCAGCCATCTATGGTAACGAACAAAGTGTTGGAAGAGGCATTGCGAAAGCTATCGAAGAAGGACTCGTAACACGCGAAGAACTATTCGTGACATCAAAAGTCTGGAATGCACATGGATCATATGAAGAAACACTTGATGCTTACGCAGAATCCTTAGAAAAAATGCAGTTGGAGTACCTCGATCTCTACTTGATCCATTGGCCAGGGAAAGCCAAGTATCAAGCTCCTTGGAAAGCACTTGAAGAATTGGTTCAAACGGACAAGGTCCGCGCGATTGGTGTGAGTAATTTTCAAATCAACCATCTCGAGGACTTACTGCAACATGCATCCATCATACCAGTCGTCAATCAAATCGAACTCCATCCGAAGCTAACTCAGTTAGAGTTACGTCAATTCTGTAGCGAACATGGGATTCAAATTGAAGCCTGGTCACCGCTTATGAATGCGGAACTTCTAGAAAATGAGGTCGTTCAGGAGCTCGCTACACAATACAAGAAATCAGCTGCTCAAATCATTCTACGATGGGATATTCAGCAGGATATCATCACGATTCCTAAGTCCATGACGCCTTCACGGATGCAAGAAAATCTACGCATTACTGATTTCGAAATCCTTCCAGATGATATGGAACGATTAAACCAATTGAATGAAAATCTTCGGAGTGGACCGGATCCAGATACGTTTGACTTTTAA
- the relB gene encoding type II toxin-antitoxin system RelB family antitoxin, whose protein sequence is MSTISVRLDDQDTRLIKEYAKAKNITISTLVRDAVLDRIEDEIDLQLYHDSMAEHRKKSEAISFDDMMKELDLE, encoded by the coding sequence ATGAGCACCATTTCTGTACGTCTGGATGATCAGGATACACGACTCATCAAGGAATATGCGAAGGCAAAGAACATCACGATTTCTACACTCGTTCGCGATGCCGTCCTCGACCGTATCGAAGACGAAATCGATTTACAACTCTATCATGATTCCATGGCAGAACACCGTAAAAAATCAGAAGCGATCTCTTTCGACGACATGATGAAGGAACTTGATTTAGAATGA
- a CDS encoding DUF2268 domain-containing protein yields MLKRILVPFLCVPLVVLTACSEESQSEKFKSESIEINNDSEVNIVPLYSPYQKYLKASLKNNDIEVSKQNYIKYVLNDIDKTGEKEDFDTTSLKGFFMLQSTAYQQALLDRIDALEERQDEIIKIITKNYTAAHKVLPKKKSTIFIVPINSEYTMMTEPMGGVAAGTYKDAVVLYLAEDFDKDALAYTVAHEYHHLILQDRPEYQMNKLLDSVIVEGKADAFADRVLKNVKAPWDEPMDDTTIKHVAKLIQTGEATYEDLVGGSPQKDIPRWSNYNLGHDILDHYFKLHPDSKIEEWSFKNEADLLKGYKYQKLLQ; encoded by the coding sequence ATGTTGAAAAGAATACTTGTACCTTTTTTATGTGTTCCTTTAGTCGTTTTAACCGCATGTTCAGAAGAAAGTCAAAGCGAAAAATTTAAATCGGAGTCCATTGAAATCAACAATGACAGTGAAGTGAATATCGTTCCTCTTTACTCCCCCTATCAAAAATACTTAAAAGCTTCACTAAAAAATAATGATATTGAAGTGAGTAAACAAAATTACATAAAATATGTTCTAAACGATATCGATAAAACGGGTGAAAAAGAAGATTTTGATACTACTTCTTTAAAAGGTTTCTTCATGCTGCAATCGACTGCTTATCAGCAAGCACTGCTTGATCGAATCGATGCTCTGGAAGAACGACAAGACGAGATTATAAAAATCATCACAAAAAACTACACTGCTGCGCATAAAGTCCTTCCAAAGAAAAAGAGTACGATTTTCATCGTACCGATCAACTCGGAATATACGATGATGACCGAACCGATGGGTGGAGTAGCAGCAGGAACGTACAAAGATGCGGTCGTGCTCTATCTGGCGGAAGATTTCGATAAGGATGCTCTCGCCTATACCGTTGCACATGAATACCATCATTTAATCCTTCAAGATAGACCAGAATATCAGATGAATAAATTACTCGATTCGGTCATTGTTGAGGGAAAAGCAGATGCTTTTGCTGATCGAGTCTTAAAAAATGTGAAGGCCCCGTGGGATGAACCCATGGATGATACGACAATCAAACATGTCGCAAAGTTGATTCAAACTGGTGAAGCTACTTACGAGGACCTTGTAGGCGGTAGTCCTCAAAAAGACATCCCCCGGTGGAGTAACTACAATTTAGGACACGATATCCTCGACCATTATTTTAAGTTACACCCAGATTCTAAAATAGAGGAATGGTCTTTCAAAAATGAAGCTGATCTTTTAAAAGGGTACAAATACCAAAAGTTACTTCAGTGA
- a CDS encoding winged helix-turn-helix transcriptional regulator, translated as MSKFSIPVEAALKVIGGKWKVVILCHLFKDKYRTSELKRLMPNVSQKMLVQQLRELEQDGVIRRVIYHQAPPKVEYELTDYGRSLKSTMDVLCDWGEQHLQNEHLKNSC; from the coding sequence TTGAGTAAATTTAGCATCCCTGTCGAAGCTGCTTTAAAAGTAATCGGCGGGAAATGGAAAGTCGTCATCTTGTGCCACTTGTTTAAAGATAAGTACCGGACAAGTGAGTTAAAACGTCTCATGCCGAATGTCTCTCAAAAAATGCTGGTCCAGCAATTAAGAGAATTAGAACAGGACGGTGTCATTCGACGGGTCATCTATCACCAAGCTCCACCTAAGGTCGAATATGAGTTAACGGACTATGGACGATCGTTAAAATCGACCATGGATGTCTTATGTGACTGGGGAGAGCAGCATCTCCAAAATGAACACTTGAAGAATAGCTGTTAA